The following coding sequences are from one Salvia hispanica cultivar TCC Black 2014 chromosome 3, UniMelb_Shisp_WGS_1.0, whole genome shotgun sequence window:
- the LOC125215834 gene encoding probable sodium/metabolite cotransporter BASS3, chloroplastic, which translates to MSQIPSLSLQTAPKTLLLRHISASKSSIPVKPNSFSPIPNAISRNYRDVKRGSLIAVGCSTSSPFIGRVGLHKREGNFTLLSFGAENTITAEDKSDGSQALSALLPVVVALTAVSALWKPSTFTWVSRELYAPALGGIMLSIGIRLSIDDFALAFKRPLPLSVGFIAQYVLKPALGVFIARAFGMSPMFYAGFVLMACVSGAQLSSYASFLSKGDVALSILLTSSSTIASVLVTPLLTGLLIGSVVPVDAVAMSKSILQVVLAPIALGLVLNTYAKPVVSVLQPVMPFVAMVCTSLCIGSPLAINRSQILSAEGLRLVGPVLAFHAVSFTLGYWAAKIQPLRLEEEVCRTISLCTGMQSSTLAGLLATQFLGSTQAVPPACSVVAMAIMGLCLASFWGNGYRIRDLLACLVPRTGSPASA; encoded by the exons ATGTCACAAATTCCAAGCCTCTCGCTTCAAACCGCCCCCAAAACTCTGCTTCTCCGCCATATTTCCGCCTCCAAGAGCTCAATTCCCGTAAAACCCAATTCCTTTTCTCCGATTCCAAACGCGATTTCGCGAAACTACCGAGATGTCAAACGGGGCTCTTTGATCGCCGTCGGTTGCTCAACTTCGTCTCCCTTCATAGGGAGGGTTGGCCTGCACAAACGTGAGGGAAATTTCACGCTGCTTTCATTCGGCGCCGAGAACACGATTACGGCGGAGGATAAATCCGATGGCTCTCAGGCTTTGTCGGCGCTGCTTCCGGTCGTCGTGGCTCTCACCGCCGTCTCCGCTCTTTGGAAGCCATCGACGTTCACTTG GGTGTCGCGAGAACTGTACGCTCCTGCACTCGGAGGAATCATGTTGTCTATTGGGATTCGACTCTCCATTGATGATTTTGCCCTAGCTTTCAAGAG ACCTTTACCACTATCCGTTGGATTTATAGCTCAATATGTTTTGAAGCCTGCCCTTGGTGTGTTCATCGCACGTGCCTTTGGGATGTCCCCGATGTTCTACGCTGGTTTCGTTTTGATGGCGTGTGTTTCAGGGGCACAGCTGTCTAGCTACGCTAGCTTCTTGAGCAAGGGAGACGTGGCCTTGAGCATCCTCTTGACCAGCTCCTCAACCATTGCCTCTGTTCTCGTCACTCCTCTTTTAACTGGCCTTCTTATTGGCTCTGTTGTCCCAGTCGATGCTGTAGCAATGTCAAAGTCGATTTTGCAG GTGGTTCTTGCTCCTATCGCTCTTGGCTTGGTGCTGAACACTTATGCCAAACCTGTTGTATCCGTTCTGCAACCTGTGATGCCATTTGTCGCGATGGTCTGCACTTCATTGTGCATTGGAAGTCCACTTGCCATAAATAGGAGCCAAATCCTTTCGGCTGAGGGGCTGAGATTGGTTGGTCCAGTGCTGGCGTTTCATGCAGTTTCGTTTACCTTGGGATATTGGGCCGCCAAGATTCAACCTCTCAG GTTAGAAGAAGAAGTTTGCAGAACAATATCACTGTGCACAGGAATGCAGAGCTCAACCCTAGCAGGCCTTCTTGCAACTCAGTTTCTCGGAAGCACCCAAGCCGTGCCCCCAGCTTGCTCTGTAGTTGCCATGGCCATCATGGGCCTCTGCCTCGCCTCCTTCTGGGGCAACGGGTACAGAATCAGAGACTTGCTGGCGTGCCTGGTCCCACGGACTGGTTCGCCCGCCAGTGCCTGA
- the LOC125209803 gene encoding RING finger protein 215-like, with protein MASNRGFATIDFDPTAVDRRLCEIFNYKATSVQQETKRHAVRDWPDNCGPAADREVCAVCMENLYGEYWTVGVLRCQHRFHSGCIGEWLLRKSACPLCRAIVLHN; from the coding sequence ATGGCTTCCAACCGTGGATTCGCGACCATCGATTTCGATCCCACAGCCGTCGATCGTCGGTTATGTGAAATCTTCAACTACAAAGCCACTTCAGTTCAACAAGAAACCAAGCGCCACGCCGTTCGTGATTGGCCGGACAACTGTGGCCCCGCTGCGGACAGAGAGGTGTGCGCCGTGTGCATGGAGAACCTGTATGGGGAATATTGGACGGTCGGAGTTCTTCGCTGCCAGCATCGTTTTCACAGCGGCTGCATCGGAGAATGGCTGCTGCGGAAGAGTGCTTGCCCTCTTTGCAGGGCCATCGTTCTTCACAATTAA
- the LOC125211097 gene encoding photosystem I reaction center subunit XI, chloroplastic encodes MAAAASTMASQLQSNFASSLTRRLSTPKGISGAPFRVRRTTSFTVKAIQSEKPTYQVIQPINGDPFIGSLETPVTSSPLVAWYLSNLPAYRTAVNPLLRGIEVGLAHGFLLVGPFVKAGPLRNTPYAGGAGSLAAAGLVVILSICLTIYGIASFKEGEPSTAPSLTLTGRKKSPDQLQTADGWAKFTGGFFFGGISGVTWAYFLLYVLDLPYYVK; translated from the exons ATGGCAGCTGCTGCTTCAACCATGGCCAGCCAACTCCAAAGCAATTTTGCGTCTTCACTAACAAGAAGGCTTTCCACTCCAAAGGGCATCTCTGGTGCTCCCTTTAGAGTGAGAAGAACCACTTCCTTCACAGTCAAGGCCATCCAGTCTGAAAAG cCCACTTACCAAGTGATTCAACCAATCAACGGCGACCCATTCATCGGAAGTCTGGAGACTCCTGTGACATCAAGCCCATTGGTGGCGTGGTACTTGTCCAACCTCCCCGCCTACCGGACAGCTGTCAACCCGCTGCTCCGGGGGATTGAGGTTGGGCTGGCCCATGGGTTCCTCCTAGTGGGCCCTTTCGTGAAGGCTGGCCCGCTTAGGAACACTCCCTATGCGGGTGGGGCGGGCTCGTTGGCTGCAGCGGGACTCGTGGTGATCCTCAGCATCTGCCTCACCATTTATGGGATTGCGTCCTTCAAGGAGGGTGAGCCCTCAACGGCCCCGTCGCTGACCCTGACGGGACGGAAGAAGTCGCCCGATCAGCTGCAGACAGCCGACGGGTGGGCAAAGTTCACCGGTGGATTCTTCTTCGGTGGGATCTCCGGTGTCACTTGGGCTTACTTTTTGCTCTATGTTCTTGACCTTCCTTACTATGTTAAGTAA
- the LOC125211276 gene encoding dicamba O-demethylase, ferredoxin component, with protein sequence MAISTLQKLASQISKSPSLSLSSRTVIARTSATSAARTTSAKVSDRIINLSAIDPDGNKQDVIGLTGQTLLKALANKGLIDPASHRLEEIDACSAECEVHIAQEWLDKLPPQSYDEQYVLRKYSNRNSRNRVVNKHARLGCQVVLTPELQGMVVAVPEAKPWDTP encoded by the coding sequence ATGGCGATCTCCACTCTCCAGAAACTCGCCTCCCAAATTTCCAAATCaccctctctctccctctcctccCGCACCGTAATTGCGCGCACCTCCGCCACATCCGCCGCGCGCACCACCTCCGCGAAAGTATCCGATCGGATCATCAATCTCAGCGCCATCGACCCCGACGGCAACAAGCAAGACGTGATTGGGCTCACCGGCCAGACTCTGCTCAAGGCACTGGCCAACAAGGGCTTAATCGACCCCGCGTCGCACCGTCTGGAGGAGATCGACGCCTGCTCCGCCGAGTGCGAGGTGCACATCGCGCAGGAATGGCTCGACAAGCTGCCGCCGCAGTCCTACGATGAGCAGTACGTGTTGAGGAAATACTCGAATCGCAATTCGAGGAATCGCGTTGTGAACAAGCACGCGAGGCTTGGATGCCAGGTGGTTTTGACGCCGGAATTGCAGGGTATGGTGGTCGCCGTCCCTGAGGCGAAGCCCTGGGACACTCCGTAA
- the LOC125216613 gene encoding putative pentatricopeptide repeat-containing protein At5g59200, chloroplastic: MSSLLPQLHLPPNSNFPNSNSVRRKKSISLLQNCRNLDQIAAIHTNIIKNGQEQDHFVVFELLRACSRFDAIDYAIEVFRRTRQPNVYVYTAIIDALVACGSSYHAISSYVHMIENSVYPDNFVVNSVFKACALELDLRVGKQIHCHGLKLGLCSNRQVKLKLMELYGKCAEFDDMQKVFDEMPQTDVVAMTVMISSYSEHGLVERALVVFDLLKVRDTVCWTAMIDGLVRNGEMSKSLECFRQMQREGIRANEVTAVCMLSACTYLGALELGKWVHSYIEKYAIKVNHFVASALVTMYSRCGSIEEAERVFEEAKEKDVSTYNSMISGLALNGKTMEAVKLFGRMVNQGIRPTSISFVGVLNACSHGGFVDPGFKIFRSMQNDYGFEPRVEHYGCIVDLLGRAGKVHEAYEFIQEMGCAPDRIMLGSLLSACKAHKEFELGEKVAKALLDDDGVQRSCDPGTYILVSNFYSSWGKWDEALLVREELKKKGVEKEPGSSSIEVNGEIHEFLLGDITHPRREEIYAKLKEMDEKVRGEGYDPQVENVLQAVGDREKEHALAIHSERLAICYGLISTEEGHSLRVVKNLRVCDDCHAMIKLVSKVSGRKIVMRDRNRFHHFENGRCSCGDYW; encoded by the coding sequence ATGAGTTCGTTACTACCTCAGCTTCATCTCCCGCCAAATTCAAACTTCCCCAATTCCAACTCAGTTCGTCGCAAGAAATCGATTTCCCTCCTACAAAATTGCAGAAATCTCGATCAAATAGCTGCAATCCACACCAACATCATAAAGAATGGCCAGGAGCAAGACCATTTCGTCGTGTTCGAGCTTCTCCGTGCTTGTTCCAGATTCGACGCCATTGATTACGCAATCGAGGTTTTCCGTCGAACAAGGCAGCCGAATGTCTACGTTTACACCGCCATAATTGATGCTCTCGTCGCATGTGGGTCGTCCTACCACGCAATAAGCTCGTATGTCCACATGATTGAGAATTCCGTTTATCCAGACAATTTTGTCGTTAATTCTGTGTTCAAGGCTTGTGCGCTAGAACTCGATTTAAGGGTGGGTAAGCAGATACACTGCCACGGTTTAAAACTCGGACTGTGCTCGAATCGTCAGGTTAAACTGAAGCTGATGGAGTTATACGGAAAATGCGCAGAGTTTGATGACATGCAGAAGGTGTTCGATGAAATGCCTCAAACAGATGTTGTTGCTATGACAGTTATGATTTCCTCTTACTCCGAACATGGATTGGTTGAAAGGGCTCTTGTCGTTTTCGATTTGCTGAAGGTACGGGATACAGTTTGCTGGACAGCAATGATTGATGGACTTGTAAGAAACGGTGAAATGAGCAAGTCATTGGAGTGTTTTAGGCAGATGCAGAGGGAAGGCATTAGAGCTAATGAAGTCACAGCTGTCTGCATGCTATCCGCTTGCACATATTTGGGAGCATTGGAGCTCGGAAAATGGGTTCATTCATACATTGAAAAGTATGCTATCAAGGTTAATCATTTTGTTGCTTCGGCTTTGGTCACTATGTATTCGAGGTGCGGGAGCATCGAGGAGGCGGAAAGAGTGTTTGAGGAAGCGAAAGAGAAAGATGTGAGCACTTACAATTCCATGATTTCCGGCTTAGCGTTGAATGGCAAAACCATGGAAGCAGTTAAATTGTTTGGAAGAATGGTGAACCAAGGAATTAGGCCAACAAGCATTAGTTTTGTTGGTGTGCTTAACGCTTGCAGTCATGGTGGTTTCGTGGATCCTGGGTTCAAGATCTTCAGAAGCATGCAAAATGACTACGGATTTGAGCCAAGAGTCGAGCACTATGGATGCATAGTTGACCTATTAGGCCGGGCAGGAAAAGTGCACGAGGCTTATGAGTTCATTCAAGAAATGGGATGTGCACCAGATCGTATAATGTTGGGGTCGCTCTTGAGTGCGTGCAAAGCTCATAAGGAATTTGAGTTGGGGGAAAAGGTCGCAAAAGCTCTTCTTGATGATGACGGTGTGCAAAGATCTTGTGACCCTGGGACGTACATACTCGTCTCTAACTTCTACTCGTCTTGGGGGAAATGGGACGAGGCTCTGCTGGTTCGtgaggagttgaagaagaagggcGTTGAGAAGGAGCCGGGGAGCAGCTCCATTGAAGTGAATGGCGAGATCCATGAGTTCCTCCTAGGCGACATAACTCATCCGCGAAGGGAAGAGATTTATGCAAAACTAAAAGAGATGGATGAGAAAGTGCGCGGAGAGGGCTATGATCCGCAAGTGGAAAATGTGTTGCAAGCCGTGGGGGATCGAGAGAAGGAACATGCTTTGGCCATACATAGCGAGAGGCTTGCTATATGCTACGGGCTTATATCGACTGAAGAGGGCCACAGTTTGAGAGTGGTGAAGAATTTGAGAGTTTGCGATGATTGCCACGCGATGATCAAGCTCGTCTCGAAGGTGAGTGGCCGGAAGATTGTGATGAGGGATCGGAATAGGTTTCATCACTTCGAAAACGGGAGGTGTTCTTGTGGAGATTATTGGTAG
- the LOC125213277 gene encoding peroxisomal membrane protein 13 — protein MENNGQAAASGPPPKPWERAGSSSGPAPFRPPSAGNTSEVVEASGTAQPGEVVSTTNTNVNRNTVNSVGRPVPARPWEQQQTYGSTYGGYGTGVNYNSGYGGGMYGSSYGGLGGGVGGGMYGNSMYRGGYSGLYGGGSMYGGGMYGGGLGGGLGGPMGGYGMGMGGPYGEQDPNNPYGPPSQPPGFWISLMRVMSGVVNFFGRVAILIDQNTQAFHMFMSALLQLFDRSGMLYGELARFVLRMLGVRTKPKRVHPSGAEGLPGPHNMPGNQNYIEGPKAAPSGGWDSVWGDDR, from the exons ATGGAAAACAACGGCCAAGCAGCTG CTAGCGGTCCTCCTCCAAAACCATGGGAAAGAGCAGGATCTTCTTCTGGTCCTGCACCGTTTAGGCCACCCTCTGCTGGAAATACGAGTGAAGTTGTAGAAGCTTCTGGGACAGCTCAACCTGGTGAAGTTGTTTCGACTACCAATACAAATGTTAATAGAAATACAGTTAATTCAGTTGGGCGGCCCGTCCCTGCCAGGCCTTGGGAGCAGCAACAGACATATGGGAGCACTTATGGAG GTTATGGTACGGGTGTAAACTATAACTCTGGATATGGAGGTGGGATGTACGGTTCTTCATATGGGGGACTTGGAGGGGGTGTTGGTGGTGGGATGTATGGGAATAGCATGTATAGAGGTGGTTACAGCGGACTTTATGGGGGTGGTAGCATGTATGGAGGAGGAATGTATGGTGGTGGTTTGGGGGGTGGTTTGGGAGGTCCTATGGGGGGCTATGGAATGGGCATGGGGGGGCCTTATGGTGAACAGGATCCAAACAATCCGTATGGACCACCTTCTCAACCCCCAGGCTTCTGGATTTCACTAATGCGGGTG ATGTCAGGAGTAGTTAATTTCTTTGGGAGGGTGGCAATCTTGATCGACCAGAATACGCAGGCTTTCCATATGTTCATGTCTGCCCTTCTTCAG CTCTTTGATAGGTCCGGAATGCTATATGGAGAGTTAGCAAGGTTTGTTCTTAGAATGTTAGGAGTCCGAACAAAACCCAAGAGAGTTCATCCATCAGGCGCTGAAGGTCTACCCGGACCTCACAATATGCCAGGAAATCAGAACTACATCGAGGGCCCCAAGGCTGCTCCAAGCGGTGGTTGGGATAGCGTGTGGGGTGATGATAGGTAA
- the LOC125214273 gene encoding serine carboxypeptidase-like 20, translating to MRVFNSLILIILTQIALSCNPALSAPDGSLVAKLPGFNGSFPSKHYSGYVTINEKKLYYYFVASERNPSKDPVVLWLNGGPGCSSFDGFIYEHGPFNFAKEPHGGFPTLHLNPYSWSKVSSVIYLDSPTGVGFSYSTNTTDYITGDLKTASDSHTFLLKWFELYSEYQNNPFYIAGESYAGIYVPTLAYEVANGIDAGVKPVLNLKGYLVGNGVADSVFDGNALVPFAHGMGLISDELFEAVNSECNGVYYNPTNQNCEIKLVKVHEAIGDLNIYDILEPCYHAPASFIQLKNTNVPLSFMRLGETERPLPVRKRIFGRAWPYRAPVRDGHVPTWPQLLNGENVPCTDEEVADIWLNNEAVRKALHADSADLAGRWDLCTDRIEFNHDAGSMIKYHKNLTSRGYRALIYSGDHDMCVPFTGTEAWTRSIGYKTIDEWRPWYVKDQVSGFTQGYDYNLTFLTIKGAGHTVPEYKPLESLEFYSRFLAGANI from the exons ATGAGAGTTTTTAACTCTTTGATTCTAATAATTTTGACACAAATAGCATTGAGCTGCAATCCAGCTTTATCTGCGCCTGATGGCAGTCTTGTTGCAAAGCTCCCTGGTTTCAATGGCAGTTTCCCTTCCAAACACTATTCTGG GTATGTCACCATCAATGAGAAGAAATTGTATTACTATTTTGTGGCGTCTGAGAGGAATCCATCTAAGGATCCTGTTGTCCTCTGGCTCAATGGCGGTCCGGGTTGCTCAAGCTTTGATGGCTTCATCTACGAGCATG GCCCCTTCAATTTTGCCAAGGAGCCACATGGTGGCTTTCCCACCCTGCATCTCAACCCATACAGTTGGTCCAAG GTCTCTAGTGTGATATATCTAGACTCCCCGACTGGCGTTGGATTCTCTTACTCAACAAACACAACTGATTACATCACCGGAGACCTAAAGACCGCGTCTGACTCTCATACATTTCTCCTCAAG TGGTTTGAGCTCTACTCGGAATACCAAAACAACCCGTTCTACATAGCGGGAGAATCATATGCAGGAATATACGTCCCAACTTTGGCTTATGAAGTAGCTAATG GAATAGATGCCGGTGTGAAACCTGTCCTCAACCTCAag GGGTACTTGGTGGGAAATGGAGTTGCTGACAGTGTGTTTGATGGCAATGCTCTCGTACCATTCGCTCATGGAATGGGCCTTATCTCAGATGAGCTCTTTGAG GCAGTCAACTCAGAATGCAACGGTGTTTACTACAATCCGACGAACCAGAACTGTGAGATCAAACTTGTCAAAGTTCATGAA GCTATCGGCGATCTAAACATATATGACATACTTGAGCCGTGCTATCACGCCCCAGCAAGTTTCATTCAGCTCAAGAACACGAATGTGCCTCTGAGCTTCATGAGATTAGGTGAGACAGAAAGGCCTCTACCCGTTAGAAAAAGGATTTTCGGGCGTGCATGGCCTTATCGAGCTCCAGTTAGAGACGGACATGTCCCTACATGGCCTCAACTTCTAAATGGTGAAAATGTCCCTTGCACG GATGAGGAGGTCGCGGACATATGGCTGAACAACGAGGCAGTTAGGAAGGCGCTTCATGCTGACAGC GCAGACCTAGCCGGAAGGTGGGATCTTTGCACGGACCGGATTGAATTCAACCATGATGCTGGGAGCATGATCAAGTATCACAAGAACCTCACATCACGCGGGTATCGGGCCCTCATATACAG TGGAGATCATGATATGTGTGTCCCGTTTACCGGAACTGAAGCTTGGACAAGATCGATCGGATACAAGACTATTGATGAGTGGAGGCCTTGGTATGTGAAAGACCAAGTTAGTGG GTTCACTCAGGGCTATGACTACAATCTCACTTTCCTCACCATAAAG GGGGCCGGGCACACTGTGCCGGAATACAAGCCACTCGAGTCGTTGGAGTTCTATTCGCGCTTCCTGGCTGGCGCGAATATATGA
- the LOC125211096 gene encoding FRIGIDA-like protein 3, with the protein MEHSITTPTPMDSTASKIQQLQKAFAELESHRAVTLNLKWKQLEEHFHGLQKSLKRRFTELEEQEKEFDTKIVESKEMLEKRKAAVVAKEQTSLEKLQEKRDAALSAIVTALGKHENPLSSGPGIVTRENKVEAPCLEDKAINVLVSMGRINDTAKSVQNMNALVKSYPGLVKLCQEMNSEGLLKFISDNRKDLVTLKEEIPVALRAAHDPASLVLDSLKGFYGADMVNSDAKKDSNLIGLRRTCIMLMECLSSLILGLDVDSVSGIISDNAKERAKAIAEGWKPKLDYLDIDASNGNSLEAHAFLQLLATFGINSDFDQACLSKLIPMVSRRRQTAELCRYLGLSDKMPGVIDVLVKNGRQIDAVNLAFAFELTDQFSPISLLKSYLSEAKKMLSPAKPGNTSPGVSAQNDVNEKELTALKAVIKCIEDHKLEQQFQVEPLQKQVLEIEKAKADKKRGTEVAKPQSKRPRANGASHVPRAANAASDKNFYGGMTERYPQYVYDRPAYAYAAPNNHHIPSYGTPAYSFSPSHGNFFGNAYQYHTAYLH; encoded by the exons ATGGAACACAGCATAACAACTCCTACTCCAATGGACTCAACAGCCTCAAAGATACAACAGCTTCAGAAAGCATTTGCTGAGCTTGAAAGCCATCGGGCCGTTACTCTCAACTTGAAATGGAAACAGCTCGAGGAGCATTTTCACGGGCTTCAGAAATCATTGAAGAGACGCTTCACTGAGCTGGAAGAACAGGAAAAGGAATTTGATACTAAGATAGTTGAATCTAAAGAGATGTTGGAGAAGCGTAAAGCAGCTGTTGTGGCCAAAGAGCAAACATCTCTTGAGAAGCTTCAAGAGAAGAGAGATGCCGCACTTTCTGCAATTGTCACTGCTTTGGGGAAACACGAGAACCCACTTTCTTCGGGTCCAGGAATCGTAACTAGGGAAAACAAAGTTGAAGCACCATGTCTGGAGGATAAAGCTATCAATGTGTTGGTTTCTATGGGCCGCATTAATGATACTGCTAAATCTGTTCAAAACATGAATGCATTGGTTAAGTCTTACCCCGGGCTTGTGAAATTGTGCCAAGAGATGAACTCGGAAGGACTCCTCAAGTTTATATCTGACAACCGGAAGGATCTTGTTACTTTGAAAGAGGAAATTCCCGTTGCTCTACGTGCTGCACATGACCCAGCCTCTCTGGTTCTGGATTCACTTAAAGGGTTCTATGGTGCAGATATGGTGAATTCAGATGCTAAAAAGGATTCAAACCTCATTGGCCTTCGCCGCACCTGCATCATGCTAATGGAATGCCTCAGCAGTTTAATCTTAGGTCTGGATGTGGACTCAGTTTCTGGCATTATCTCAGATAATGCTAAGGAACGAGCAAAAGCTATTGCCGAAGGATGGAAACCAAAGTTAGATTACCTTGATATCGATGCCAGCAATGGCAATTCATTGGAGGCTCATGCATTCCTACAACTGTTGGCTACATTTGGCATTAATTCGGATTTTGATCAGGCTTGCTTGTCAAAACTAATACCCATGGTTTCGCGTCGTCGCCAAACAGCTGAATTATGCCGCTATCTTGGCTTGTCAGACAAAATGCCAG GTGTGATCGATGTGTTGGTGAAGAATGGAAGACAGATTGATGCTGTCAATCTAGCTTTTGCATTTGAGCTCACTGATCAGTTTTCACCTATTTCATTACTGAAATCATACTTGTCCGAGGCCAAGAAAATGCTGTCGCCTGCTAAACCTGGAAATACATCACCCGGTGTGTCTGCACAG AATGATGTGAATGAGAAGGAGCTGACTGCACTTAAAGCTGTAATCAAGTGCATCGAAGATCATAAGCTCGAGCAGCAATTCCAAGTGGAACCGCTCCAGAAACAGGTGCTTGAAATAGAGAAAGCAAAGGCAGACAAGAAACGGGGGACAGAAGTTGCGAAACCACAGTCCAAAAGACCTCGTGCCAACGGCGCTAGTCACGTGCCTCGAGCTGCAAATGCTGCGAGCGACAAGAATTTCTACGGCGGGATGACTGAGAGGTACCCGCAGTACGTCTACGACAGACCTGCGTATGCCTATGCTGCACCGAACAACCACCACATTCCGTCGTACGGCACACCGGCTTACAGTTTCTCCCCCAGCCATGGCAACTTCTTTGGGAATGCTTATCAGTATCACACAGCCTACTTGCACTAA
- the LOC125214274 gene encoding uncharacterized protein LOC125214274: MVSPRHFLSLLILSSILPVSWGEASIYEALQLHGLPMGLLPKGITNFSLEASGKFEAHLDHACNAKFENELHYDIIISGALGYGRIDQVSGISAQDLFLWFPVIGIRVDVPSSGLIYFDVGVVSKQFSLSSFDTPRDCLAVSEGDPIWEAASIRA, from the exons atggtctCCCCTcgccattttctctctctactcatCTTATCATCAATACTCCCAGTGAGCTGGGGAGAAGCCTCAATCTACGAAGCTCTGCAGCTCCACGGCCTCCCCATGGGTCTTCTCCCCAAAGGGATCACTAATTTCAGCCTCGAAGCTTCCGGAAAGTTCGAGGCCCATCTGGACCACGCCTGCAACGCCAAGTTCGAGAACGAGCTCCACTACGACATCATCATCTCAGGCGCGCTCGGCTACGGCCGTATCGACCAGGTGTCGGGGATCTCGGCGCAGGATTTGTTCCTTTGGTTCCCCGTCATCGGAATCCGCGTCGACGTTCCCAGCTCCGGTTTGATCTACTTCGACGTCGGTGTCGTGTCCAAGCAGTTCTCTCTCTCGTCCTTCGACACTCCTAGGGATTGTTTAGCCGTTTCTGAGGGAG ATCCCATTTGGGAAGCTGCAAGTATACGAGCTTGA
- the LOC125210581 gene encoding uncharacterized protein At5g48480-like: MAQEAHVVSGEVFTAVKSWLVVEAPKANEAVQFYKAAFGAEELNRVNDPKRKAEQELPLIRSAELKIGSSIFVVSDLSDDSPVKSGVSGVFCLETEAVEAAVAKAVGAGAVSDDQVVEGEGACCGGRAGKVKDPYGSVWLICSPANKCGGVAA; encoded by the exons ATGGCGCAGGAGGCACATGTAGTTTCCGGAGAAGTGTTCACGGCGGTGAAGTCGTGGCTGGTGGTGGAGGCTCCGAAGGCGAACGAAGCCGTGCAGTTCTACAAGGCGGCGTTCGGAGCTGAGGAGTTGAACCGAGTGAATGATCCGAAGAGGAAGGCGGAGCAGGAGCTGCCTCTCATTCGCTCTGCTGAGCTCAAGATTGGATCCTCCATTTTCGTTGTTTCTGACCTCTCCGACGACTCTCC CGTGAAATCTGGTGTGAGCGGCGTTTTCTGCCTGGAGACCGAAGCAGTGGAAGCTGCCGTAGCAAAGGCGGTGGGCGCCGGCGCCGTTTCCGACGACCAAGTGGTGGAAGGTGAAGGCGCGTGCTGCGGTGGACGCGCGGGCAAGGTGAAGGACCCATACGGCAGCGTTTGGCTAATCTGCTCTCCTGCTAACAAGTGCGGTGGCGTGGCTGCTTAA
- the LOC125213278 gene encoding protein CURVATURE THYLAKOID 1A, chloroplastic-like produces MAAAASTSTVAAAVLIHRLPASKLAAVFSPLPNRQSLYSTQLRQLKGTTRYPGVLVKASSSDESSLDSNELFADLKEKWDAIENKSTVLTYGGGAIVAIWFASVVVGAVNSVPLLPKILELVGLGYTAWFVYRYLLFKSSRKELVEDIEEVKKKITGTE; encoded by the exons ATGGCAGCGGCAGCATCCACTTCTACGGTGGCCGCCGCCGTCTTGATCCACCGACTCCCCGCTTCCAAACTTGCCGCCGTCTTCTCCCCCTTGCCCAACCGCCAATCCCTTTACTCCACTCAGCTCAGACAGCTCAAAG GAACCACGAGGTATCCGGGTGTCCTGGTCAAGGCTTCTTCATCAGACGAGTCGTCTCTCGACTCTAATGAGCTGTTTGCTGATCTAAAAGAAAAG TGGGACGCCATTGAAAACAAGTCCACTGTACTCACCTATGGCGGTGGCGCAATAGTAGCCATTTGGTTTGCTTCAGTCGTCGTTGGTGCTGTCAACTCAGTCCCTTTG CTTCCAAAGATCTTGGAGCTTGTTGGACTTGGATACACCGCATGGTTTGTGTACCGCTACCTTCTCTTTAAG TCAAGCAGAAAGGAGCTGGTGGAAGACATCGAAGAAGTAAAGAAGAAGATCACCGGAACAGAGTAA